GCGCCCATATTTTCAATCGGATCTTCGAGTTCGATTTCTTTGGCTACGGTAACGCCGTCTTTGGTAACGGTCGGCGCACCGAATTTTTTATCGATCAAAACGTTGCGTCCCTGGGGGCCGAGCGTGACTTTGACCGCATTGGCCAAAACGTCGATCCCTTTTTTCAGCTTGGCACGCGCGTCGACATCAAATACGATTTCTTTAGCTGCCATGATGATATTTCTCCTGTTTTTTTAGATTAATTTTGCTATTTTCGTCAAATTTTTATCAACCTTGAATGGCAAGAATATCGGCTTCATGCATGATCAAATATTTTTTGTTGTCATACGATACTTCCGTACCGGAATATTTGCCATACAAAACCATGTCGCCAGCTTTGACTGTTAAAGGTTCGTCTTTTTTGCCGGGACCTGCAGCCACGACTTTACCGACTTGAGGTTTCTCTTTGGCTGAATCGGGAATGATCAGACCGCTGGCAGTTTTTTCTTCCGCTTCCATAGGTTCAACGATCACTCTGTCGCCTAAAGGTTTCAGTTTCATGTTAACTTCCTCCTGATTGTTTTGAACGATGGTTTATTGTGTTGAAGTATTGTTGTTAAAAGAAGTTTTTAAAAAAAAATTCAAGTAGTGAATGTGCAGTTAGCAATCTGTACACCAATTTTTTAAAATAATGTAAGATAATTAAAATTAATGTTTTAAACTTAAAAATAAGTGTGGATTTAGCACTCATTTATGCTGAGTGCTAAAATGTCATTAAATTTCATGGCTTATTGTCAGACCCTGTGACAAAAAAGCAAAAAATTTTATATAAAATCAAATTATTTATGTTAAAAAACGATTATTTCAAAGGCGTATTTTTCATTTGTCTGGCCGCTTTGTTTTGGAGCAGTGCAGGACTTATGATCAAATGGGTGCAATTGCCATCACTTCAAATTGCGTTGTTTCGATCATTGATCGCAGGAATCTTTTTGGGTGGTTACATTTTTTTTCAGATTAAGTTCAGGAAAATTCCCTTTACAATGTATTTCAACAAATGGGCATTGATTACGGCGATCTGCTATACATTTACTGTTTCTTTATTCGTAATGGCCAATAAACTGACGACTTCGGCTAATGCGGTTTTTTTGCAATATACATCGCCGGTCACGGTCATTTTGGTTTCGTATTTTATTCTAAAAGAACGGATATATTTTCTGGAAATAGTTACGGTTGCAGTGTGCCTGGTTGGAATGGCTCTCTTTTTTGCAGACGAGGAAAAATCAACTGCTTTGATCGGCAATATCATCGGGATGTTGTCGGGTGTGGCTTTTGCGCTGCTACAGGTATCAGTCAAACGGTCGGAAGAACACGCGCAAGCCGGTGATGTCACAACTGATCAAAGGGTCAGCGATCTTCGCGGCGTATATCATCTTATGCTGGGTAATGCGATGACAGTGGTCGTTTTATTCATAGCGATTACCGTACTGATGCAGACAAGTTCTGGAGGACCGTTGGCAGGCATTGCAGGTGAAGAATTTAATTTGGGCAGTAATGATGTTTTAGGATTACTTTTTCTTGGCGTTATTCAATTGGGTTGCGGTTATCTTTGTTTTGCGAAAGGCGTTCACTATATTTCGAATGTTGAGATTGCTATCTATACGCTTTTGGAACCGATCTGCAATCCGATCTGGACATTTTTGGGAACCGGGGAGGTACCGGGATTTTGGGCCGTTATTGGTGGGATGCTGGTACTTGGCGCTATGATGGTTAATTCTGTTTTTGGCAGAAAACGATGAAAGAAAAAATTTATCTTTGCGGCTTCATGGGAAGCGGTAAGTCGACTGTCGGCAGGTTGTTGGCTCAAAAAATGAATCGACTTTTCATCGATACCGATGCGATGATTGAATCAGAATCCGGAAAAACAATCAGCGAGATTTTCAACCAATTCGGTGAAAAAGAATTTCGCCGTTTGGAATCGGATGTTATTCACCGCTGTTCCCAACAAAAAGAAGCATGTATTATTGCGCTGGGAGGGGGAAGTTTAATCAATCCGCGCAATCTACATTACGTTCGATCTACCGGTTATTTGATTTATTTGAAAACCGAACTTCCTTTGCTCGCAGACCGCTTAAAGGATGCGCAACATCGGCCACTTCTACAATTCGGGGAGGTAGAGTTCTTATTTAAACAGCGTGAACAAGGGTATCTTCAGGCGGACTGGATATGCGATTGTGCAGATTTTAATGCCTCAAGGGTAACTGATTCGATTGAGGAATATCTTATGAAAAATTTTCAAAAAAATTAGTCCATTTACGAAGGTTTTTTGTAAATAAAGAAGTCAAGACAAACGGCTTTATATACATACTTAAAACCGCCAAGATGAACAAGTCCTGAAAAAATTAAATTTTCATTTTTTTCGGGTGATTTATCACTTGACAAAGCATGTTTAATTTAGTATCATTGCACGATTTTAAGTATCGAAGTGCCCATAAACCCTTGTCAAATATGAGGATTATGAAGGATCTTCGATTGCCGATCAAGTAATCAATTATTATTGATAATACATTAACAAAGGAGAAACGTATGGCGAGATTAACCGCATCCGAATGGGTGGCTCGAGAGAATAATTGTTCGGAATCGGAAGCCGAAAACATGTTGGAAGACGATCCGGATCTGGAATATGAATACTACTTGCGGTATTGCCTTCAGGAATTGAATTTATCGCCGGATGAAATTATTCGTGGTTTCGGCGCGGATATGACGGAAGCCCAGGAACGTTTCATCGAAGATTTCAAAGGCGAGGATGAGTTGGAATTAGAACAATAGATATTAATTGAAGTGATTATTTTAAAGAGCTGATTGGATTTTCAATCAGCTCTTTTGATTTTTCCATGTTTAGTGATTTTTGGAGCGGTAAAATGGGGATTAATTTCTTGATTTGGAAACGCCAAAACCTTACATTGCCACAGCATTTCGGCGAGAAATTTCAAGTAATACGGAACCGGTTTAATGACGATTAAGGAAATATTTGAACCGATTGAAGACGAAATAGAAGTATTCAAAAAAAAATTTAAAGAACGTCTTACATCCAATATTAAAATCGTCGATACGATCGCCCGATACGTCGTCTCTTCACGCGGAAAAAATTTACGACCGATGTTGGTTCTCATGTGCAGTAAAATGTGCGGAGGAACTCTGGATGAAAAATCCTATCGAGCGGCCATTACGATTGAGTTAGTGCATACGGCTACGTTGGTGCATGACGATGTTGTCGATGGATCCGACATGCGGCGCGGTTTGCCATCGATTAATGCGATTTGGAAAAATAAAATGGCTGTCCTTATGGGCGATTATTTGCTCGCCAATGCATTGATCAGCATCGTCGATATCAGAAGTTTCGATGCCATGATGTTGTTATCCGAAGCCACCAAGCGCGCCAGTCAGGGTGAACTGCTCCAGATCGATAAGAGCCGGAAATTGGATATTGACGAGCCGACGTATTTGCAAATTATTAACGATAAAACAGGCGCACTCATTTCCGCTGCTTGCGAATTAGGCGCCATTACAACAACTGGTGCCGAAATTGATCGTGAGGCTTTGAAGAAATTCGGCGATTATGTCGGTATGGCGTTTCAGATCAAAGACGATTTGTTTGATTTTGAAGGTGAACAATCGGTTATCGGTAAAACCAAAGGCCGCGATCTAAAAGAACAGAAAATCACTATGCCTTTGATTTATGCATTAAAACAGGCAAAGCCCGAAGAATCCAAACACATTTTGAAGAAAATTAAAAAAAGTGTTAGCCGTTCGGACGTTAATGCGATTATAGCGTTTACACAACATTACGGAGGATTAGATTACGCGAAGAAAAGATTGCAGGACTATTCCAATCAAGCTGTAGCCAGTTTGAATCATTTCAAAGATTCACCGGCGAAAGACGGTTTGAAGAAATTTATTCAATACAATATGGAACGAACCAAATAATCCGGAGCAGAATCATGAGCCATATTCATCAAATTTATGCGCGTGAAGTTTTAGATTCCCGAGGCAATCCAACGGTTGAAGTAGAGGTATTTTTGGAAAGCGGCGCAATGGGACGAGCTATCGTTCCCAGCGGCGCTTCAACCGGCGAACATGAGGCAGTAGAATTACGCGACGGGGATAAATTGCGTTATCTCGGAAAAGGCGTGCAAAAGGCCGTTAAAAATGTCAATACTATACTTGCCAAAAAACTAGTTCATATGGAAGCCGCCGAACAAGCAGTAATCGATCACACAATGATCGCGCTTGACGGAACGCCGAACAAAGGGAAATTAGGAGCTAATGCCATTTTAGGAGTTAGTTTGGCCGTAGCACGGGCGATGGCCGTTGAGCTCGGCATCGCGCTGTACCGTTATATTGGCGGTATTCAAGCGCGAACTCTGCCTGTGCCAATGATGAATATTATCAATGGCGGTGCGCATGCCGATAATAATGTCGATTTCCAGGAATTTATGGTCATGCCTGTCGGTGCCTCAAGCTTTTCAGAAGGATTGCGTATGGGAGCCGAAATTTTCCATCATTTGAAAACCGTTTTGAAATCCAAAAAATATAACACAGCCGTCGGTGATGAAGGTGGATTCGCTCCTAATTTAAAATCGAATGACGAAGCGTTGGAAGTAATTTTAGAAGCCATTCATGCCGCCGGTTATAAATCGGGGAAGGAAGTAATGATTGCACTCGACCCCGCATCGAGTGAATTCTTTGACGGCAGTAAATATGTTTTAAAAAAATCGGACGGATCGAAAAAATCATCCGAACAAATGGTTAAATTTTACGAAAACTGGGTGCGGCAATATCCTATCATTTCAATCGAAGACGGCATGGCAGAAAACGATTGGAAAGGTTGGAAAATGTTGACGGATGCAATTGGCGATAAAGTACAATTGGTCGGTGATGACTTATTTGTAACTAATCCGAAGTTTTTATCCAAAGGAATTAGCCAAGGTGTTGCGAATTCTATTTTGGTAAAAGTTAATCAGATCGGGACTTTGACAGAAACTATTGATGCCGTGCACATGGCGCACAAAGCCGGCTATACGGCTGTGATTAGCCACCGTTCAGGCGAAAGCGAAGATACGACCATTGCCGATATAGCCGTCGCGCTCAATTGCGGGCAAATTAAAACCGGTTCGGCTTCGCGCACCGATCGCATCGCCAAATACAATCAATTGCTTCGTATTGAAGAACATTTAGGCGCCAGCGCCGTGTATCTAGGACGGCGTGCGTTTAAAATTTAAAGGAAACGATCATGACCATGGATGCCGAAAGTCTTTTGCGTGACGAAGCGTTGCTGCTGAAAAAAAAGAAACGCCGCAAAATTGTTTTATGGGCGGTGGCAGTCATAGCTTCGTTAACCGTTATTGGTGGTAATTACGGACTATACCAAATCATGAAAATAAACAATCAGCGATCGGCCTTGGTACAATCGATTGAAAAATTGAAACAAGAACAAACCGCATTACTGCAGGAACGTGAAAAATTAAAATCCGATTTGAAACATATCGAAAAAGTTGCTCGTGAAAAATACGGTATGGTACGTGAAGGCGAACGCGTATATCAAGTCATTCCAAAAGACAAAAAACAATAGGAAGGTCATGTTTAAAAAAGGCACTGTTGACGGCGTTATCGTTAAAGATATTAAGAAATGGATTGATGATCGGGGCTGGCTTTTGGAACTTTTTAGGAATGATGAGCTCCATGAGGAATTTTTTCCGGCAATGGCCTATGTATCTCAAAGCTTGCCCGATGTTGCACGTGGCCCGCACGAACATAAAGAACAAGCCGATTTATTCTGTTTTGTAGGACCGTCTAATTTCAAAGTATGGATGTGGGACAATCGCCCCCAATCGCCTACGTTTAATCATAAAATGGTTCTGTTCGTTGGGGAAGATAATCCCAAATTCATCGTCATTCCGCCCGGCGTCGTTCACGCCTATAAGAATATTGGTGGTAAACACGGTATCGTCATTAATTGCCCGAACCGTCTGTATGCCGGGAAAGGACGCAAAGAACCTGTCGATGAAATCCGACATGAAGAGGATTCAAATACGATTTTTAAATTGGAATAAAAAAATTATGACATGGAAGTCAATCGGGAATAGGATTTCGATCTTATTCCTTTTTTTTGGTTTATTACGGCCGGTTACTGCGCAACCAGTTTCATATTCTTCGGCCAAATTGGATTCTCTGAGAAAAAAGATGGAGATGATTTTCTCGCAAAAACTTTTCAAAGAATCCTCGGTTGGATTTTATGCGAAATCGCTGAAATCAGGGCAAGTGCTTCACCAGTACAATGAAACGAAATTGTTGAGTACAGCCTCGTGTATGAAATTGGTCACAACGGCAGCGGCCTTAGATAAATGGGGAACTAATCGTCAGTTTAGAACCGGTTTTTATTCCGACGGAAAGTTAGAAAATGGCGTCTTGAAGGGAAATTTATTTGTCAAAGGTTTTGGTGATCCGTATTTAGTAACGGAAAAACTACTGAAGTTTATTTATCACCTTAAAGCGGCGGGTTGGACATCGATCACCGGTGACATCATCGCTGATGACAGTTTTTTGAGCGATTCACCCAATGCCGAGACCAATGATCGTGCTTATTCAGCCATTGGTGGTGCGTTGGGTTTTAATTTCAATACGGTTACGGTATTTGTTCGGCCCGGCAAAAAATCAGGTGACTCCGCACAGGTTTTTGTAGAACCTATTTCTAATTTGTTTACTATAGTCAACAACGCCAAAACCGGCGATTCCAATTCTACAACCATTGACAATTATAAAGTATCGATTCAATTCAATAAAACTTCGATGACCATAAGCGTTTATGGCGTTATCGGGATTGACGAAAAGGAATTGGAAATATATAAACGTGTGGATGACCCAACGCGATATACCGCAACCGTTATCCAGGAAACATTAAAGCAATTTGGAATTTCGGTACAAGGAAAAATTCGTAATGGCCGCGTGCCGATGGATGCAGTACCTTTGTATGATTTGTCTTCTTATGATTTATCGTACATCATTTCTGGTGTTAACAAATGGAGCAACAACTATGTTGCCGGCCAGCTATTGATGATCATGGGCGCGGAGGAATTTGGTGAACCGGGAAATGATGAAAAAGGTATTCGGGCCATTAAGCCGTTCATAAGCAAGGTTGGCATCAGCGACAATGAGATTATAATGGTCGACGGTTCCGGTCTGGATGCGCGCAATAAAATGACTGCATCCGCAATCGTGCGGCTGCTTGAGTACATGTACAACTCACAATGGTCTTCGGAATATATGTCTTCATTGAGCATTGCCGGCGTAGACGGGACGGAAAGAAAAAGATTCAAAAAAAACGGTGGTCCGGCAGAAGCCAGCCGCCTGAAAATCGGTTATTTGTGGGGCGTGAGTACGTTGAGTGGATTTATTGAATCAAAAAATGGCGATCGAATTGCCTTTGCCATTTTGACCAACGATTTTCCAAAAGAATATTATGAAAGTGTGAAACAACTGGAAGATCAGGCTTGCAAAATTTTATATGAACTATGAACAACGATACGAATTATTCGAAGAAAATCGGAGACCGTGGCGAAGACGTTGCGGTCAAATATCTTGAATCCAAACAGTACGAGATTTTAGCTAAAAAATATAAATTCCGAAACGGTGAACTGGATATTGTAGCGAAAAGCGACGGAATGATTATTTTTGCTGAGGTGAAAACGTCTGATTTGACTTATCAATCAATTTCTAAGTTTGGTGAGCCTGAGTCATGGCTTACGCCCAAAAAACAAAAATTTATGAGGCAATGTGCTAATCATTTTCTATGGAAGAACGGAATCTCAAATGTAGATTGCCGTTTTGACTTGATTGCTGTC
This is a stretch of genomic DNA from bacterium. It encodes these proteins:
- the groEL gene encoding chaperonin GroEL (60 kDa chaperone family; promotes refolding of misfolded polypeptides especially under stressful conditions; forms two stacked rings of heptamers to form a barrel-shaped 14mer; ends can be capped by GroES; misfolded proteins enter the barrel where they are refolded when GroES binds; many bacteria have multiple copies of the groEL gene which are active under different environmental conditions; the B.japonicum protein in this cluster is expressed constitutively; in Rhodobacter, Corynebacterium and Rhizobium this protein is essential for growth) gives rise to the protein MAAKEIVFDVDARAKLKKGIDVLANAVKVTLGPQGRNVLIDKKFGAPTVTKDGVTVAKEIELEDPIENMGA
- a CDS encoding co-chaperone GroES, with translation MKLKPLGDRVIVEPMEAEEKTASGLIIPDSAKEKPQVGKVVAAGPGKKDEPLTVKAGDMVLYGKYSGTEVSYDNKKYLIMHEADILAIQG
- a CDS encoding DMT family transporter, with amino-acid sequence MLKNDYFKGVFFICLAALFWSSAGLMIKWVQLPSLQIALFRSLIAGIFLGGYIFFQIKFRKIPFTMYFNKWALITAICYTFTVSLFVMANKLTTSANAVFLQYTSPVTVILVSYFILKERIYFLEIVTVAVCLVGMALFFADEEKSTALIGNIIGMLSGVAFALLQVSVKRSEEHAQAGDVTTDQRVSDLRGVYHLMLGNAMTVVVLFIAITVLMQTSSGGPLAGIAGEEFNLGSNDVLGLLFLGVIQLGCGYLCFAKGVHYISNVEIAIYTLLEPICNPIWTFLGTGEVPGFWAVIGGMLVLGAMMVNSVFGRKR
- a CDS encoding shikimate kinase gives rise to the protein MKEKIYLCGFMGSGKSTVGRLLAQKMNRLFIDTDAMIESESGKTISEIFNQFGEKEFRRLESDVIHRCSQQKEACIIALGGGSLINPRNLHYVRSTGYLIYLKTELPLLADRLKDAQHRPLLQFGEVEFLFKQREQGYLQADWICDCADFNASRVTDSIEEYLMKNFQKN
- a CDS encoding polyprenyl synthetase family protein, whose translation is MTIKEIFEPIEDEIEVFKKKFKERLTSNIKIVDTIARYVVSSRGKNLRPMLVLMCSKMCGGTLDEKSYRAAITIELVHTATLVHDDVVDGSDMRRGLPSINAIWKNKMAVLMGDYLLANALISIVDIRSFDAMMLLSEATKRASQGELLQIDKSRKLDIDEPTYLQIINDKTGALISAACELGAITTTGAEIDREALKKFGDYVGMAFQIKDDLFDFEGEQSVIGKTKGRDLKEQKITMPLIYALKQAKPEESKHILKKIKKSVSRSDVNAIIAFTQHYGGLDYAKKRLQDYSNQAVASLNHFKDSPAKDGLKKFIQYNMERTK
- the eno gene encoding phosphopyruvate hydratase encodes the protein MSHIHQIYAREVLDSRGNPTVEVEVFLESGAMGRAIVPSGASTGEHEAVELRDGDKLRYLGKGVQKAVKNVNTILAKKLVHMEAAEQAVIDHTMIALDGTPNKGKLGANAILGVSLAVARAMAVELGIALYRYIGGIQARTLPVPMMNIINGGAHADNNVDFQEFMVMPVGASSFSEGLRMGAEIFHHLKTVLKSKKYNTAVGDEGGFAPNLKSNDEALEVILEAIHAAGYKSGKEVMIALDPASSEFFDGSKYVLKKSDGSKKSSEQMVKFYENWVRQYPIISIEDGMAENDWKGWKMLTDAIGDKVQLVGDDLFVTNPKFLSKGISQGVANSILVKVNQIGTLTETIDAVHMAHKAGYTAVISHRSGESEDTTIADIAVALNCGQIKTGSASRTDRIAKYNQLLRIEEHLGASAVYLGRRAFKI
- a CDS encoding septum formation initiator family protein, with amino-acid sequence MTMDAESLLRDEALLLKKKKRRKIVLWAVAVIASLTVIGGNYGLYQIMKINNQRSALVQSIEKLKQEQTALLQEREKLKSDLKHIEKVAREKYGMVREGERVYQVIPKDKKQ
- a CDS encoding dTDP-4-dehydrorhamnose 3,5-epimerase family protein, with the protein product MFKKGTVDGVIVKDIKKWIDDRGWLLELFRNDELHEEFFPAMAYVSQSLPDVARGPHEHKEQADLFCFVGPSNFKVWMWDNRPQSPTFNHKMVLFVGEDNPKFIVIPPGVVHAYKNIGGKHGIVINCPNRLYAGKGRKEPVDEIRHEEDSNTIFKLE
- the dacB gene encoding D-alanyl-D-alanine carboxypeptidase/D-alanyl-D-alanine-endopeptidase translates to MEMIFSQKLFKESSVGFYAKSLKSGQVLHQYNETKLLSTASCMKLVTTAAALDKWGTNRQFRTGFYSDGKLENGVLKGNLFVKGFGDPYLVTEKLLKFIYHLKAAGWTSITGDIIADDSFLSDSPNAETNDRAYSAIGGALGFNFNTVTVFVRPGKKSGDSAQVFVEPISNLFTIVNNAKTGDSNSTTIDNYKVSIQFNKTSMTISVYGVIGIDEKELEIYKRVDDPTRYTATVIQETLKQFGISVQGKIRNGRVPMDAVPLYDLSSYDLSYIISGVNKWSNNYVAGQLLMIMGAEEFGEPGNDEKGIRAIKPFISKVGISDNEIIMVDGSGLDARNKMTASAIVRLLEYMYNSQWSSEYMSSLSIAGVDGTERKRFKKNGGPAEASRLKIGYLWGVSTLSGFIESKNGDRIAFAILTNDFPKEYYESVKQLEDQACKILYEL
- a CDS encoding YraN family protein, translating into MNNDTNYSKKIGDRGEDVAVKYLESKQYEILAKKYKFRNGELDIVAKSDGMIIFAEVKTSDLTYQSISKFGEPESWLTPKKQKFMRQCANHFLWKNGISNVDCRFDLIAVRLYSDREEINHIENAFWM